From a region of the Luteibaculum oceani genome:
- the mtnA gene encoding S-methyl-5-thioribose-1-phosphate isomerase — MKLNGRSGRTIWFDDNKKHTIYTYDQRKFPHKTEVYEIKDSETAAKAIEKMVVRGAPLIGITAAFGVYLACFETQGDQTFTYVQERINRLRQTRPTAVNLFWALNEQEKVLLENKDLGHYELADLLFDNAVRMMKEDEAACKAIGEYGLSIIEELAATKEDGEPVHILTHCNAGWLACIDWGTATSPIYQAHEKGINVHVWVDETRPRNQGANLTAFELQQQGVPHHLITDNAGGLLMRNGMVDLVIVGADRVSRNGDVANKIGTYLKALAANDNHIPFYVALPSSTIDTAIASGDEIKIENRSDKEVKYVYGKNKAGAMDKVLICPEETPGYNPGFDITPAHLISGLITENGIKTASEEGVSQCFMSVEL; from the coding sequence ATGAAATTAAATGGCCGTTCTGGAAGAACCATTTGGTTCGACGATAACAAGAAACATACGATCTACACCTACGATCAACGAAAGTTCCCTCACAAAACGGAGGTTTACGAAATAAAAGATTCCGAAACTGCAGCAAAAGCCATAGAGAAAATGGTCGTGCGCGGTGCTCCTTTAATTGGAATTACTGCCGCATTCGGAGTTTATTTGGCTTGTTTCGAAACTCAGGGTGATCAAACTTTTACCTACGTACAGGAAAGAATTAATCGCCTACGTCAAACGCGCCCAACTGCTGTGAATCTGTTTTGGGCGCTCAACGAGCAAGAAAAGGTGCTATTAGAAAATAAAGATTTAGGCCACTATGAGTTGGCCGATTTGCTTTTCGATAATGCAGTTAGGATGATGAAGGAAGACGAGGCTGCCTGCAAAGCAATTGGCGAATACGGTCTTTCTATAATAGAAGAATTAGCTGCTACAAAAGAAGATGGCGAACCCGTTCACATTCTTACGCATTGCAACGCGGGTTGGTTGGCCTGTATAGACTGGGGTACTGCGACATCGCCCATCTACCAAGCTCATGAAAAGGGTATAAACGTACATGTTTGGGTGGATGAAACCCGACCCCGAAATCAAGGAGCCAATCTAACGGCTTTCGAATTGCAACAACAGGGAGTGCCACACCATTTAATTACCGATAACGCCGGTGGACTGCTTATGCGAAACGGCATGGTAGACTTGGTTATTGTTGGAGCAGATAGGGTAAGCAGAAATGGTGACGTTGCCAACAAAATTGGCACCTACTTAAAAGCCCTGGCCGCCAACGACAACCATATTCCATTTTATGTTGCACTGCCTAGCTCAACCATAGATACAGCCATTGCTTCTGGGGATGAGATTAAAATTGAAAATCGTTCTGATAAAGAAGTGAAGTACGTTTACGGTAAAAACAAAGCAGGAGCCATGGATAAGGTGTTAATTTGCCCCGAAGAAACTCCTGGATACAACCCTGGATTTGACATCACTCCTGCACATCTTATTTCGGGATTGATTACAGAAAATGGAATTAAAACCGCTTCGGAAGAAGGGGTTTCACAATGCTTTATGAGCGTAGAATTATGA
- a CDS encoding class II aldolase/adducin family protein — MIDEGYIKFDIDWKQSPDKVVKANHPIFHHRDRMFDLGFIGHDTTHDVGFGNISFRESGNQFIISGTQTGHFVRIAPEHFCRVTHYHIAGNKLSCEGPIKASSESLTHAAIYELDPDINAVIHIHNNDMWQHYMDLLPTTKAEIPYGTPEMAREIFRLWRLPDLPQHKILIMAGHEGGIISFGKDFNEASERLEHYYEAMP, encoded by the coding sequence ATGATAGACGAAGGGTACATCAAGTTTGATATAGACTGGAAACAATCACCAGATAAAGTAGTAAAAGCAAACCATCCCATTTTTCATCATCGCGATCGCATGTTCGATTTGGGATTTATTGGTCATGACACAACCCATGACGTAGGTTTTGGGAATATTTCCTTTCGAGAATCGGGCAATCAGTTTATCATAAGTGGCACCCAAACTGGACATTTCGTTAGAATAGCTCCAGAACATTTTTGTAGAGTTACGCACTACCATATTGCCGGCAACAAACTAAGCTGCGAGGGTCCAATTAAGGCTTCTAGCGAAAGTTTAACCCACGCCGCCATTTACGAGCTAGATCCTGATATTAATGCCGTAATCCATATCCACAACAACGATATGTGGCAACACTACATGGATTTATTGCCCACCACCAAAGCAGAAATTCCCTACGGAACGCCGGAAATGGCTCGAGAAATTTTTCGCTTGTGGCGCCTTCCCGATTTGCCACAACACAAAATATTAATCATGGCCGGGCACGAAGGCGGTATCATTTCCTTTGGCAAGGACTTTAACGAAGCCTCGGAAAGGTTAGAGCACTACTACGAAGCTATGCCTTAA
- the mce gene encoding methylmalonyl-CoA epimerase: protein MIKRIEHLGIAVDNLEKGNEVFAKILNIQPYKEEAVEREGVTTSFFKVGESQVELLEASKEESPIAKFIAKKGGGMHHVAFYTDDIKAEMARLKSEGFELLSDEPKPGADGKLICFLHPKYTAGVLVELCQDA from the coding sequence ATGATAAAAAGAATTGAGCATTTAGGAATAGCAGTAGATAACCTTGAAAAGGGGAATGAGGTTTTTGCCAAAATCCTAAACATCCAACCATATAAAGAAGAAGCGGTAGAGAGAGAGGGTGTAACCACATCTTTTTTTAAAGTGGGAGAGAGCCAGGTGGAGTTATTGGAAGCGAGTAAGGAAGAAAGCCCCATTGCGAAGTTTATTGCCAAAAAGGGAGGCGGAATGCACCACGTGGCATTTTATACCGATGATATTAAAGCTGAAATGGCAAGATTAAAATCTGAGGGGTTTGAATTGCTTTCTGATGAGCCCAAACCAGGAGCGGATGGAAAATTAATCTGTTTTCTTCACCCTAAGTATACCGCGGGGGTTTTAGTAGAGCTATGCCAGGATGCTTAA
- a CDS encoding NAD(P)/FAD-dependent oxidoreductase: MKRVTIIGQGLAGSVLAFSLYKRGVQVRIVDNNWKNAASKVAAGMWNPVNFRRMIPGWRVEDLLPSMLKFFSELESELDVKLLHQKHLIRRIPDEASRKLWKNQEEKLQKYSDLKASLAEADAMNWPNGYGIIPSCGVLDIPLFLEKTKRFFINQDAYCMGEFSWNEPLPDDELIISCEGYATRNNPYFNWVPIGANHGEILEIKDPQNWNSSNILNCGKFLFKAPNGVWKAGSVYVPENEQLTPIDGAADEIKEPIEKALKERLSINNITVGIRPTSKDRAPVMGFHPETKNIGIFGGLGTKGVLNAPFFAEQFSEHICNGKEIDREVAIDRFLKKHYDKKN; the protein is encoded by the coding sequence TTGAAAAGAGTAACTATAATAGGGCAAGGATTGGCAGGGTCGGTTCTTGCCTTTTCTCTTTATAAGCGTGGTGTACAAGTTCGCATTGTAGATAATAACTGGAAAAATGCAGCCAGTAAAGTTGCTGCCGGAATGTGGAATCCGGTAAACTTTCGTAGGATGATTCCAGGTTGGAGAGTTGAGGATCTGCTTCCCTCCATGCTAAAATTCTTCTCTGAATTAGAAAGTGAGCTCGATGTAAAATTGCTACACCAAAAGCATTTAATTAGACGTATTCCCGATGAAGCTTCCAGAAAACTGTGGAAAAATCAAGAAGAGAAGCTGCAAAAGTACTCCGATCTAAAAGCTTCTCTAGCAGAGGCCGATGCGATGAATTGGCCAAACGGATACGGGATAATACCATCTTGTGGTGTGTTGGATATTCCCCTTTTTTTAGAAAAAACGAAGCGATTTTTTATTAATCAGGATGCCTATTGTATGGGGGAATTCAGCTGGAATGAGCCATTGCCTGACGATGAACTGATTATTTCATGTGAGGGCTATGCAACCCGAAATAACCCATATTTTAATTGGGTACCCATAGGTGCGAATCACGGTGAAATTCTGGAAATTAAAGATCCTCAGAACTGGAATAGCTCAAATATTCTAAACTGCGGAAAATTCCTTTTTAAAGCACCAAATGGCGTATGGAAAGCAGGATCAGTTTATGTTCCCGAGAATGAGCAATTAACTCCAATAGATGGAGCTGCCGATGAAATAAAAGAACCTATTGAAAAGGCTTTGAAAGAGCGCTTATCCATTAATAATATAACGGTAGGAATAAGGCCTACCAGTAAGGATAGAGCTCCGGTAATGGGTTTTCATCCAGAAACAAAGAACATCGGAATTTTTGGAGGCTTGGGAACAAAAGGGGTGTTAAATGCACCATTTTTTGCAGAACAGTTTTCGGAGCATATTTGCAATGGAAAAGAAATAGATAGGGAAGTAGCTATCGATCGATTTTTAAAAAAGCATTATGATAAAAAGAATTGA
- a CDS encoding Hpt domain-containing protein translates to MGLDLSNADEIGGQDPEFLKELMEVYIRRFPEYHDTLEQAIKEKNLEEMASRLHRVKSAASVLGYKNFCAELRDAENYCLSPEAKLDKALELSEDLLAKFKVSLKEVEQHLKSME, encoded by the coding sequence ATGGGTTTAGATTTATCAAATGCCGACGAAATAGGCGGACAAGATCCGGAGTTCCTAAAGGAATTGATGGAGGTTTATATCAGAAGGTTTCCAGAGTATCACGATACCCTAGAACAGGCCATTAAAGAAAAAAATCTCGAAGAAATGGCTTCCAGACTGCACCGTGTTAAATCTGCTGCGTCTGTGTTGGGGTATAAAAATTTTTGTGCCGAACTTAGAGACGCCGAGAACTATTGTCTGAGTCCCGAAGCTAAGTTGGATAAAGCATTAGAATTAAGTGAAGATCTGCTGGCTAAATTTAAGGTAAGTCTTAAAGAGGTAGAGCAGCATCTTAAATCCATGGAATAA
- a CDS encoding DUF3078 domain-containing protein, with the protein MIRTLLLSGAILLSGSLLLGQNQATQKSGEQSEKKGGVWKFKGLSSLNFTQVALSNWNGGGNSAVSANALGNYSATYAKGKTKWENTLNLGYGIQNTEENGTRKTDDKLEFNSKFGTPAYRKWRYTSILNFRSQFQPGFQFPNDTTKVKISNWLAPGYVNFSVGLSNHPFDWLDIYFSPFSSKLTLVMDEELSAKGSFGVEAGENYRYELGGILKIGIDATIMENVNYKSALELFSNYTENPQNIDVNWDNIVAFQINKFLSASIAWTLIYDDDIKLPVDANDDGVTDYTAPRTQLKQVISLGIQHKF; encoded by the coding sequence ATGATTAGAACATTGTTATTATCGGGAGCCATTCTATTGAGTGGCTCTTTGCTTTTAGGACAAAATCAAGCAACTCAAAAATCAGGGGAACAATCAGAAAAAAAAGGAGGAGTTTGGAAATTTAAAGGATTGTCCAGCCTTAACTTTACCCAAGTTGCGCTTTCCAATTGGAATGGAGGGGGTAATTCTGCTGTATCGGCAAATGCCTTAGGTAACTACTCCGCGACTTATGCCAAGGGTAAAACCAAATGGGAAAACACCTTAAACCTTGGTTATGGTATTCAAAATACAGAGGAAAACGGTACTCGGAAAACCGATGACAAATTAGAGTTTAACTCTAAATTCGGAACTCCAGCATATCGCAAGTGGAGATATACCTCTATATTGAATTTCCGGTCTCAGTTTCAACCGGGTTTCCAATTCCCAAATGATACTACCAAAGTAAAAATCTCGAATTGGCTCGCACCAGGATACGTTAACTTTTCTGTGGGTTTATCGAATCATCCATTTGATTGGTTGGATATTTATTTTTCTCCTTTTTCATCTAAGTTAACTTTGGTAATGGATGAGGAATTATCTGCCAAAGGTTCCTTTGGTGTGGAGGCTGGAGAAAATTATAGATATGAACTGGGGGGTATATTAAAGATAGGAATAGACGCTACTATAATGGAAAATGTGAATTATAAATCGGCGTTGGAGCTGTTTTCTAATTACACTGAAAATCCTCAAAATATTGATGTAAATTGGGATAACATTGTAGCGTTTCAAATCAATAAATTTTTGTCTGCTAGCATTGCTTGGACACTGATTTACGACGATGATATAAAACTGCCTGTAGATGCCAATGATGACGGAGTAACCGATTATACGGCACCAAGAACGCAGTTAAAACAAGTAATTAGTTTGGGAATACAACACAAATTCTAA
- a CDS encoding LytR/AlgR family response regulator transcription factor, whose product MNCIIVDDEELSRLAIKKCVEQTSFLNLVGICNDALEATELLQSEQIDLVFLDIEMPNMSGIDLVKNFEVPQIIFITSKSEFASEAFELDVTDYIVKPVELPRFLKAVNKAKEIHDNKASAEVHSDHVFIKQDSRYIKIRLEDIFYIEALADYVNIYLESKRHTILSTMKAIEAKLPDEQFVRVHRSYIVRIDRIKEIEDNTIVMGEKLIPVSRSYKENLMNHLKML is encoded by the coding sequence ATGAATTGTATAATAGTAGATGACGAAGAGTTAAGCCGCTTGGCAATAAAGAAGTGTGTAGAACAGACTTCTTTTTTAAACTTGGTCGGGATTTGTAACGATGCGCTGGAGGCTACGGAGTTACTGCAATCCGAGCAGATAGATTTGGTGTTTTTAGATATAGAAATGCCGAATATGAGTGGTATAGATTTAGTGAAGAACTTCGAGGTTCCACAAATCATTTTCATTACCAGTAAGAGTGAGTTTGCATCTGAAGCTTTTGAGCTAGACGTAACAGATTACATTGTTAAGCCGGTAGAGCTTCCCAGATTTTTAAAGGCGGTTAATAAGGCCAAAGAAATTCACGATAATAAAGCCAGTGCAGAGGTACATTCTGATCACGTATTTATAAAACAAGATTCTAGATATATCAAAATAAGATTAGAAGATATTTTCTACATAGAGGCTTTAGCCGATTATGTGAACATTTATCTAGAATCTAAACGTCATACTATTCTTTCAACTATGAAAGCTATTGAGGCCAAGTTGCCCGACGAGCAGTTTGTTCGTGTGCATAGGTCCTACATAGTTCGTATAGATAGAATTAAAGAAATAGAGGACAATACCATTGTAATGGGGGAGAAACTAATTCCGGTTTCGCGTTCGTACAAAGAAAATTTAATGAATCATCTAAAGATGCTTTAA